TCACCACCGCCACCATTGAAGTGACAACTCCCGCAGGTATTGATGGATGAATAGCCGACGCTTTGGGCAACTTTTGTCAGATCTACACTTTCAAAGGGATAACCAGCCCCTTTTGGATTCTTCTTATAAGTACCGGTTTGATCATGGCAAATTAAGCAATCTACATTCTCTTCATTTTGAAAATCAAAAGAATCGTCCTTCCAACCGTAGCCAACATGGCAACTGGTGCAACGTTCCCAATTTGATTCTACGGCAACACAATAATTATTGAACGAATTTGCTTTACCAATGGCATGTTTACCCCGATGTCCAGGAACAACTTTGGCTTTGTCTTTCCAGGTCCAGTGGATCGTTTTCATTACGTCACTTGCAGCATCTTCATGGCAAGCCAGACAAGTCTCAGTGACCTCTTGCACAGTTAGCAGGGAATCTTCAATATGCTCTCTATGATCTTCCTGTGCTGGCGCAAGTCCAACACTTAGAAGTATACTAAAGAGAATTAGGTACAGTTTTCTTCGCATCGTACAATCTCCATTCGAACAAAGCAGCTCATAGCTGCTTTTTAGTTAAACAACAGTAGCCCGGATGAATTTCATCCCTGACCCCGACAGTATTTCTCACTCTATGTAGAACTTTCTTATCCATATTCTTTTGGTTCTATCCCCACATTGACCATCAGAATTCCCAATATTTTATTCTACTAAATCGTATCTATTTCTTTTGGAGTACGATTCCCGGTAAAAAATCGGGATAAAGATACTCTTCATCATGACATTCCAGACATTCAGGTGGTTCTGAGTAACTCTCATCGAAATGGCATTCATAACAATCGATCTCAAGGTGATCTTCCGATAGTTGAAAACCGGTTGTTTCATGTTCAAATGACCCAACCTCAAAATTATCATGACAAGCGATACAATTGTTTGCCAGCGCCTCAATCGGTTTCTGGTCAGCGTGACAATCAGAACAGGTATTGTCCCCATGATAGGCTTTCAAAGGCCATCCAGTGAGATCATGACTAAACCCCTTGCTTACCTCATCCTGATGACAAAAACTGCAGGTGCCATCTGTTTCAGTATCATGACAGCTTTGGCAGGAGGTATGGTGTTCCTCCTGGGTCTCAACAACCATTTTTACCGATCCTTGATAGTCGTGACAGCTGGCACAATTCTCAGAACGATGGCAACTCACACAATCGTATCGATAGAGTTCAATATGTTCCTTGTGATGAAAAGTAACCTGGGTTTCATTTTCATCCGGTGTTGGGAAGGTCACTATTTCTGGTGACCCGATATGTGGATGTTTTACTGAAAAGATATCAGTCTTATCCAGAGTCCTGCGTATGTTAAAGCGAAATTTCTTCTGCTGGTGGCATGCTTCACAGAGCTGCTCATTTGACCATTCTCTATGACAGGCTAAGCAGCTGCGGTGATATGCACCATTAAGGGTCGGCTCTTCCAGGCTGGCTTCAGCTGGGTCATCCATGTGGCATTCAGCGCAACCTGTATAATCATCGTCTTCAGCATAGTGATGACACACAGAACACCCCTCACCCATATCTTCCATCCGGGCATGCTTCCCATGATTGAATTCCACAGGATAGAAAATATTCTCCAAGGCGTCAATTTTTATTATTTCGGGGTAATCCTGCCCTTCTGATTGACCTAACAGTATTGTACCCGTCATGAGAAAGATCATTATGGGATAGAGTCTCATACGTTTACCCTTTTGCTTTCTGACGCGATGATTCATGATTTTTTAAGCCGTCTTATACCTAAGATTCTTTCTGGTCAGCTTTTTCTGGACCAATTGTATCATTCTGGATAGGGATGATCAATTTCCTTTACCCGAACAGCATAATCGAAAGGTATGTAGGTTGGCGAGTCTGGATTATGACATTTTGTACAAGTAGCTTCATCAATTTTGACGTAACCCAGATTCTTGGCATCGATATCACCCGAGCGAATCTTCAGCATGGTCTTTTTTGATTTGTAGGCATTTCCAGGGCCATGACAAGATTCACACCCAACTCTAGATAAATCTTTATTTTTCTTAACTGCACGGGCATTGGTTTCATCAATATCCAGTGAATATCCACCAGCCTCTCCCCAACCGGTTACGTGGCATCGTAAACATTCAGGTGACTTTTCCGGTGCAGTTTTCAATCCCTGCTTTGCGGCAATCTTTTTTGATTCGTCGGTGAGTAAGGTCTCATAGGAACGGGAATGGGCTCTGGATTCCCATATTTTATACTGAGATCCCTTTTCAGCCTTATTATGACAGATTTTACATTTCTTGGATCCAACATTTTTTATTGGTTTTCCCTGAGCAAAGATACCAACACAAGCCAGTATCAGTAATAATGTAAATAATCGTTTCATTCTGCTTCTCCTCGTTTCGTATGAGGTGTCAGTACCTCTTACATGATTAGTATTTGTCAATTACCAGCTATTGTTATGGCAACTAGAATGCCACTTTGTACCGAATTCTTTGTTCTCAGCTGCCTTTGGGTTGTAAAAGATGGCTAATTGTTGAATATATCTACACATCTCACAATTATTTAATCTGCCTAACATATTGTTTTATCAGTCTCATCGAAGCTATTAATAAATAAATCCGAACTATTTTAAGAGCTATTTGGAAAACTTTTTTTGAAATGTTGAATTTTTCACCACATGGACATGTCTCGCCTCCTTTTCCCAAATCACAGATAAACAATAGTACGCAGCCTAGGTAACATGCAACAGCATATAACATACTGTTATTATTTTGCATACATCCTTTTAATGAATCATTTTCGAGGTGTTGAGATTATCTACATCTGTTGAATTATTCAACATACTTTCTAATTGGCTTAAACATTGATTTTCGCTTCATATTTCCTGAATACGTTGAACATTTCAACATATTTCACTTTTGGGCCTAAAAATAGTGATCAGCTCTATGTTATTGTTATTACTGCGTTAAGTGCGCCTAATTCGCCTTGGCACTGCTCTTGAAATAGATATGGTGAACTAAAAAAGGAGGTTCGTCATGGTCGTCATTCTAGTCATTTTATTTGCAGCCACTGCCATTTTCATCACCTGGTTTCAGGGAATGAAAAGGTACCAGGCTTTAAGCATTTCACCCATTGTGAAAAAACAAGCTTATCAGTTCAAGATGGAAAACCTTGCCATCCCAGCAGGCATCTACTTCAGTCCCACCCATAGTTGGGCTCACTTGGAAACCAGCGGTCAAGCCAAAATTGGCATCGATGCATTCATTCAGGGACTCACCGGAATCCTTTCTGCGGTGCATGTACCAAAAGAGGGCGTCACCATTAAGCAGGGTGAGCCGCTTTTCAGTATCGTCCACAAGGAGAAGAAGCTGGTGATATCAGCGCCTATCTCAGGAAAGATCAAATCGATCAATACTGAAGCATTACAAAATATGCGGATGGTTCACCGTGACCCATATTCATACGGATGGTTAGTGGAAATGGAACCCAGTGATTGGGAAACGGAAACCCAGCTACTTTACCTGGGTCAACGTACCACTGCCTGGCTTA
The window above is part of the Candidatus Neomarinimicrobiota bacterium genome. Proteins encoded here:
- a CDS encoding cytochrome c3 family protein; this encodes MRLYPIMIFLMTGTILLGQSEGQDYPEIIKIDALENIFYPVEFNHGKHARMEDMGEGCSVCHHYAEDDDYTGCAECHMDDPAEASLEEPTLNGAYHRSCLACHREWSNEQLCEACHQQKKFRFNIRRTLDKTDIFSVKHPHIGSPEIVTFPTPDENETQVTFHHKEHIELYRYDCVSCHRSENCASCHDYQGSVKMVVETQEEHHTSCQSCHDTETDGTCSFCHQDEVSKGFSHDLTGWPLKAYHGDNTCSDCHADQKPIEALANNCIACHDNFEVGSFEHETTGFQLSEDHLEIDCYECHFDESYSEPPECLECHDEEYLYPDFLPGIVLQKK
- a CDS encoding cytochrome c family protein, coding for MKRLFTLLLILACVGIFAQGKPIKNVGSKKCKICHNKAEKGSQYKIWESRAHSRSYETLLTDESKKIAAKQGLKTAPEKSPECLRCHVTGWGEAGGYSLDIDETNARAVKKNKDLSRVGCESCHGPGNAYKSKKTMLKIRSGDIDAKNLGYVKIDEATCTKCHNPDSPTYIPFDYAVRVKEIDHPYPE